GGGTGAGAATGCCTGCTCGAAGCGGAGGTTATCGAGGTTCAGGGCGGCCACGATCTGTCCCTGCACCATCACCGGCACCAGCAGATTCGCCCGCAGCAGCTGCACGGCACACAGGTCATCCATCGACGCAGCCGCTGCTCCGTGCGGCCAGCGCTCGTAGTCGTACGAACGGGCGCGAAGCGCAGTGGAGCCGCGCAGCACGCGGGCGGTGCCCAGCTCCCAGCCCTCCGACCCGTGCCAGCGGCGCATGGTGGCTGGAGAACGGCCAGCACCCAGCAGCGCGGCAGAGAATCCGACCTGCGCCTGCAAGATGAACATCGCCCCGTCGAGCACGTACAGCGACCCGGCCTCCGCTCCGGGCAGCGCCGCCACCGCCGCTTCCAGGAACGCCTGCCACCCCGACTGATCGATCACCTGATCGGCACTGGTCAATGCCGCTGTTGCCCGCAGCACCTGCCACAGCAGTTCGCCCGACCAGTTTGTGGGCTGCCCGTCCGGGTGCAGCCCGTTCAGACCCCGGGCTGCTCGCCGGGCCGCCTTCTCGCGCAGCATCCGCTGGTCTGCCAGACGCAGCAGATCGTTGGGGGCTTCGGTATCGAGCGGGAAATCGGCCACTCCGACAGACGCGTAGGCACCCAGAAGGCCACTGCCCCCGACCTGCTGCTCCACGCGGTCAACTCCGAGCCGAACGCCGGAAAGCATCTGGGGACCCCCGCCGCAGAGCATCACGAATTCATCACCGCCCCAGCGGTAGATCTCGCATTCACGGCCAAATTCATCCTGAAGAGCCTGAGCAAAGCGCGCGAGCAGGAAGTCGCCCTGCGCGTGGCCCTGCGTATCGTTGACCCGCTTGAGTTCATCGAGGTCGAGCAGCAGCAACCTGAACGGCTCGCCCGCGTTGATGGCACGTTCAAACGCATCCTCGAAGGCGCGGCGATTGGGCAGCCCGGTCAACAGGTCCTGTGAGGCACGTCGCCGCAGCTCGGCGGCACGGATTGCCAGAGCGTCCCGGTGGCTGAGAACGCTCATGACCATTCCGGCCAGATCGAGCAGGGCCGCCTGCTCACCGGGCGACATCGGGCGGCGCGGGGCAGCGTCGAGCAGGCAGAACGTGCCCAGCCGAGCACCCGCCTCGGTAAATAGCGGCACTGCCGCGCAGGAGCGCAGGGCTTCCGGCCCGGCCACCAGCGGATGCGCTTTGAGGGCAGGCACCAGCAACAGGTCGGGCACCTCGACGACGGCGGGATGGTGCAGGCCGCCGACCAGCTCTTCGGTCAGCGAGAACGAGGCGCGGCGGCCAAAGCCAGAACTGAGCTGCCACCGCGCTTCATCCATCCGGCTGATCTGAACCGTGCCGACGTTGAAGAGCCGAACCGCGGTGCGGATGATTCGGCCAAGTTGCTCTTCAAGCGGCGCACCCAGCCCGTCGTCAGGGGGCAGGGGCGTGAATCGGTGACGGTTGTAATCGTTCATGGCCCTGCACCTCACCTGAAATCAAGTCGGTCATCGGCAGCTCGTTTCCAACAACTGGAGCGTTTCTGCACACGGCTGCACGATATATCAGGGCATATCACATATCAGGGCATATCACCATGACGATATCGCCGCCGAGAATGTTTTCGCACACTCGGTCTTCTTAAGAGAAATGCCTTCCTCCATCAAGACCCCGACGACCAGCGTGTGAGCACTCTGTAGAGGCCCGTCTGAACTGCATTCAGGTAGCCCTGCACTCAGAGAGTCTCAGGTCTCGCCCGAGTAGTTCCAGGGCAGTTCGGTAAGTCGAACAGCACGTTCAGCTGTCATTTTCCGATCATCGCCTTCCAGTCACAGCAGCTTTGAGAAGTGCCCGGTACATGGCAGCTGTTAACCAGAATGGCGGATATCAAGTAGATGCTCGCCCTTCGGCGTCAGTTCATAGGCGTCGCTCAGCCCCGACTTGTCCCTCGCGCCACGCGGCCTGAGATACCCCTCGCCCACCAGCTTCCGCACCATCAGCCCTTCAAAACGGCTTCTGGGCCGATGGTAAGGGGCCAGGGCCTCAAGAATTTCCGACTGCATGATGAGGATGGGCCGCCCCCCCGCCGAACCGTCTGACCTGCCGCCCACCATCAAGCGCAGGATCACGGGCAGTAACTGGCTGAGCCGCTCGGAACCCCGCGTGGCCTCAGGCTCTTCTGGAACCTGCCGAGACGCCCTGGGAGAGCTTTCCGGCGTGGCAGCCGTCCCTCTCTGGGCTGCCGAGTTTTTGCTCAGATGCTTGAGATGATCGGGCAGATGCTGCTTTGGGGGGCGGAACGGACTCATGCTTCAGGCTACCGTCCTCACCCCGACGGAATGTGGATGTCTGCTGCGAATGGCTTAAAACCGGGGCGGCGGGGCTGTTCAGGCGGCCCCTTTTCGGTAGGTCACAGCGCATCCAGCAACATTCTTTAAAACGCCCATACCGAAGACTGTATCCGCCTGATGGCTGACGCCGTGCGTCCGTGATAGGCCCAAACGCCTTTTGAAACTGAATGCTTGACCAAGCCGCCGTTCACGTCCTGTGGCGGCCCGGCGCAAAGAGTGGAGCATGTCGAACGCCACGCACCGTTCACCCCTTGAGGCAACAGATAGCACGCCGTCTGCGCTGGGCGGCGTCCAGCAGATCGCGCCCGGCGTGGTGCGGATTCGTCTGCCGCTGTCCAACGCGTTCCTGCTGGGCGATCCGGGCGGCCCCTGGGTTCTGATCGACGCGGGCACACCGGGAAGTGCCGGAATGATCCTGCGAGCTGCCGAGCAGCGGTTCGGAACAGACGCAGCGCCTCAGGCCATCGTGCTGACGCATGGACATCTCGACCACATCGGCGCACTCCACGCCCTCCTGCACCGCTGGCCCGGCGTCGCCGTGTATGCACACGCACTGGAGCAACCGTATCTGACCGGCCAGAGCGCGTATCCTCCCCCCGATCCGACCGTGGGCGGCAGTATGAGTGCGCTGTCGCCGCTCTTTCTCCCCGGCCCCTTCGACTTCCGGCCACACATTCACGTCCTGCCGTGGCCGCCCGGTGCAGCAGCGCTGGAGGGGTGGGAAGTGGTGAATACTCCAGGACATGCCCCCGGTCACATCTCGCTGTGGCGTCCGGCTGACCGCACGCTGATCGCTGGCGACGCCTTTGTGACCACTGTGCAGGAATCTCTGCCTGCTGCCCTGTCTCTCAGGCCGCGCACGGTGCACCGACCCCCGGCCTATTACACGCCCGACTGGGAGGCCGCCCGTGTCAGCGTCGAGCGCCTGGCGGCTCTAAATCCACAGATCGCTGTTACCGGGCATGGCGATCCGCTGGAAGGTCAGGTGCTGACACAGGAACTCGAACAGCTCGCGGCACACTTCGATGAGGTGGCGCGGCCAGCCCAGGGGCGTTATGGAGCACGCCCCGCCGTGACGTCGCGGGACGGAGTTCTGACCTTACCCCCGCTGACGGCCAGGGGGCAGGCACTCCGGTGGACAGGAATAGGCCTGCTGTTACTGCTGCTGCTCCGGCTGGCGCTGCACTTCAGGTCTGACGATCAGGGCAGTGTAAATCCACCTGAGTGACGTTGATATCTCAGGGCAGGCGTCCGATTTCCGTAGTCTGCCAGAGCTTCAGGTGGGCTTGCGTCTTACCAGGGAATTTCACCCGTCTGCGGATTGTATTCCTCGCTGATAAATCTCCCGGTTGGGCCGTCGTTGTCGAGCATGGCATATTTTGCGATGCGTGCGCCCGCTTCCTCGACTGTTCCTGTTCCGCGGTGATTGTTGAAATCGGTTGCGACAAAACCAGGATCGACTGCATTGACTTTGAAGGCTGTATCACGAAGTTCGTAAGCCAGATCAATGGTGTACATGTTCAGTGCTGCTTTGGATGGATGATAGACAGCGCCTTTGTGGTGGTAATACCTGTAATTCGGGTCGGTATGAAGGGTAAGTGACCCCTGACTCGACGAAACATTCACGATACGGGGCTGCGGCGAAGCTTGCAGAAGATCGATAAACGCCTGCGTGACCCGCACCACACCGAAGACATTGGTTTCAAAGACCTGCCGAAACGCTTCAATACTCGCTCCGAGCGCATTTTGCGGCATGCCACCACTGATGCCAGCATTGTTGATCAGAACGTCCAGAACCTCGGTTTGCTGGCCGACCTCAATCCGTGCGGCTTTTACCGAAGCCGAGTCGCTGACGTCCATCTGAATGGCCTCGACAGCAGTCAGTCCCTCGGCCCTGAGCGTGTCCACAGCCCTGAGACCGGCGTTCAGATCGCGGCTGCCGAGGTAGACGTGATAGCCATGCCGAAGCAGCAGCCGAGCTGTTTCAAATCCGATACCCTTATTTGCACCCGTGATCAAGGCTGATTTCATCTGTCCTCCAGA
This genomic window from Deinococcus ruber contains:
- a CDS encoding SDR family oxidoreductase translates to MKSALITGANKGIGFETARLLLRHGYHVYLGSRDLNAGLRAVDTLRAEGLTAVEAIQMDVSDSASVKAARIEVGQQTEVLDVLINNAGISGGMPQNALGASIEAFRQVFETNVFGVVRVTQAFIDLLQASPQPRIVNVSSSQGSLTLHTDPNYRYYHHKGAVYHPSKAALNMYTIDLAYELRDTAFKVNAVDPGFVATDFNNHRGTGTVEEAGARIAKYAMLDNDGPTGRFISEEYNPQTGEIPW
- a CDS encoding MBL fold metallo-hydrolase, which gives rise to MSNATHRSPLEATDSTPSALGGVQQIAPGVVRIRLPLSNAFLLGDPGGPWVLIDAGTPGSAGMILRAAEQRFGTDAAPQAIVLTHGHLDHIGALHALLHRWPGVAVYAHALEQPYLTGQSAYPPPDPTVGGSMSALSPLFLPGPFDFRPHIHVLPWPPGAAALEGWEVVNTPGHAPGHISLWRPADRTLIAGDAFVTTVQESLPAALSLRPRTVHRPPAYYTPDWEAARVSVERLAALNPQIAVTGHGDPLEGQVLTQELEQLAAHFDEVARPAQGRYGARPAVTSRDGVLTLPPLTARGQALRWTGIGLLLLLLLRLALHFRSDDQGSVNPPE